One region of Psychrobacter sp. DAB_AL43B genomic DNA includes:
- a CDS encoding ExbD/TolR family protein, whose product MRFRKPTVEPLEINLTPMIDCLLFLIVFLLLATSFNHFSRLNIILPEAEGVALTEDKNSIEVAVQEDGSYLVNGITLASSNEAELISMLQQETGSNRDMLFVIAADANATHQSVIRVMDVAGKLGFLNINISTVVPLGQPLPQ is encoded by the coding sequence ATGCGCTTTAGAAAACCAACTGTTGAGCCGCTTGAAATTAATCTAACCCCAATGATTGATTGCTTATTATTTTTGATCGTATTTTTACTGCTAGCAACTTCGTTTAACCATTTTAGCCGCTTAAATATTATTCTTCCTGAAGCTGAGGGTGTCGCGCTGACAGAAGACAAAAATAGTATTGAGGTGGCTGTGCAAGAAGACGGTAGTTATCTGGTCAATGGTATCACTCTTGCCAGTAGTAACGAAGCTGAGTTAATCAGCATGCTACAGCAAGAGACAGGTAGTAATCGTGATATGCTATTTGTCATTGCCGCTGATGCTAATGCCACTCATCAATCAGTGATACGAGTCATGGACGTCGCTGGTAAATTAGGCTTTTTAAATATAAACATCAGTACCGTTGTCCCGCTTGGTCAACCGTTACCACAATAA
- a CDS encoding MotA/TolQ/ExbB proton channel family protein gives MWELVKAGGWLMTPIVLCSILALVIIIERSHTLQFNKIVPNRLREQLITRLRENGDIGRTQLISVKEKSPLGDILATGLLYRQYGLESMTMHMQNRASVQVHQLEKNINMLGTIGAIAPLLGLLGTVLGIISSFLAITDGAMQDPTMLAAGVSQALITTAAGMIVAIPALVAYRYFQRRIIDINAQFETQAGLMIQELYDYQLLEHTHKPNTPAQHIMADDQAEAERSIDGLGLDKVATASL, from the coding sequence ATGTGGGAGTTGGTAAAGGCGGGTGGTTGGCTGATGACGCCTATCGTGTTGTGCTCAATTTTGGCGTTAGTGATTATTATCGAGCGTAGCCATACTTTACAGTTTAATAAAATTGTACCTAATAGATTGCGCGAGCAGTTAATAACTCGCCTACGTGAAAATGGTGATATCGGCCGTACGCAGTTAATAAGTGTCAAAGAAAAAAGCCCTCTTGGCGATATTCTAGCGACGGGTTTGCTCTATCGCCAGTATGGCTTAGAGTCGATGACGATGCATATGCAAAACCGTGCCAGTGTACAAGTTCATCAATTAGAAAAAAACATCAATATGCTTGGCACCATAGGCGCGATTGCGCCATTGCTTGGCTTATTGGGCACAGTATTAGGTATCATATCATCTTTTTTAGCCATTACTGATGGTGCGATGCAAGACCCTACGATGCTTGCTGCTGGCGTGTCACAGGCGCTGATCACTACCGCTGCTGGTATGATTGTCGCTATTCCAGCACTGGTGGCCTATCGTTACTTCCAGCGCCGTATTATTGATATCAATGCTCAGTTTGAGACCCAAGCAGGGCTCATGATTCAAGAGCTATATGATTATCAATTGTTAGAGCATACTCATAAGCCTAATACGCCTGCGCAACATATAATGGCAGATGATCAGGCAGAAGCCGAGCGTTCAATTGACGGCTTGGGTTTAGATAAAGTGGCAACCGCTAGTTTGTAA
- a CDS encoding ParB/RepB/Spo0J family partition protein has translation MAKKRGLAANRGLDALLGSIKKEKKITASALQDDMAALDATLPTETLDTTMSAKTVQAKASVKSLASESITSESKDTVNRKARSPRTMTKSNATINRVNGTENSASEDQISLVQIDVTRLQAGKYQPRRDMSETALAELASSIEQHGVMQPIVIRPLLANEDKSEAFVTHEIIAGERRWRAAKMAGKSVIPAIERALSDELAIALALIENIQREDLSVIEQAAALQRFHTEFGMSHAMIAEVVGKARTTVSNLLRLNQLHDTVKDHLANSALDMGHARTLLALSSEQQPIIAQKIIDGGMTVREAEKLVKSILQPAPKANRTEQAQSRDAERLTQRLTDMLGAEVKLKHKKDGQGSVEIFFHSQDQLAALIKHIEAQA, from the coding sequence ATGGCGAAGAAAAGAGGGTTGGCTGCCAATCGAGGTTTGGATGCCTTATTGGGGTCAATCAAAAAAGAAAAGAAAATTACCGCCTCTGCCTTGCAAGATGATATGGCTGCGCTTGATGCGACTTTGCCAACTGAAACATTAGATACAACAATGTCTGCTAAAACGGTTCAGGCAAAAGCCAGTGTAAAGTCGCTTGCTTCCGAGTCAATTACTTCGGAGTCAAAAGATACTGTTAATCGTAAAGCGCGTTCGCCGCGCACGATGACTAAAAGCAATGCTACTATTAATCGAGTGAATGGCACAGAAAATAGTGCATCTGAAGATCAAATCAGTTTGGTGCAAATTGATGTGACACGATTGCAAGCGGGTAAGTATCAACCACGGCGTGACATGAGTGAGACTGCGCTTGCAGAGTTGGCATCTTCTATTGAGCAGCACGGCGTCATGCAGCCTATCGTTATCCGACCATTGCTGGCGAATGAGGACAAAAGTGAAGCGTTTGTGACTCATGAAATCATCGCAGGTGAACGTCGCTGGCGTGCCGCAAAAATGGCAGGCAAGTCAGTTATTCCAGCGATTGAGCGCGCCCTATCAGATGAGCTGGCGATTGCGCTCGCCTTGATTGAAAATATTCAGCGCGAAGATTTGTCAGTGATTGAGCAAGCTGCAGCGTTACAGCGTTTTCATACTGAGTTTGGTATGAGTCATGCCATGATTGCTGAAGTAGTCGGCAAGGCACGTACCACGGTATCGAATTTACTGCGTCTGAATCAATTACACGATACGGTGAAAGACCATTTAGCGAATAGCGCCCTAGATATGGGTCATGCGCGCACACTTTTGGCCTTATCCTCTGAGCAGCAGCCTATTATCGCCCAAAAAATAATTGATGGTGGCATGACTGTACGTGAAGCTGAAAAGCTTGTTAAATCTATCTTGCAGCCAGCGCCCAAAGCCAATCGCACTGAACAAGCACAATCTCGCGATGCTGAACGTTTAACCCAGAGGCTAACAGACATGCTAGGGGCGGAAGTTAAGCTTAAGCATAAAAAGGATGGGCAGGGTAGCGTCGAGATATTTTTCCATAGCCAAGATCAGTTAGCCGCCTTAATTAAGCATATAGAAGCACAAGCTTAA
- a CDS encoding ParA family protein has product MEIIAIANQKGGVGKTTTAVNLTASLAAKRKHVLLIDLDPQGNATSGTGVDKNELELTIADVLLDGVSLSDAIVSSPAGFDVIGANRDLAGMDITLMSKTNSHELFKTAMADLVNDQIAAQKPAYDYVIIDCAPSLNLLTINALVATDSVIIPMQCEYYALEGLADLSQTIERLTELNPKLYIRGVVRTLFDARNTLARDVSAELEAHFGDIMYKTHIPRNIRLAEAPAHGLPVIAYERWSKGSRAYQKLAAEVMKQSN; this is encoded by the coding sequence ATGGAAATCATAGCAATTGCGAATCAAAAAGGCGGCGTAGGTAAAACTACGACGGCGGTAAATTTGACCGCCAGTTTGGCTGCCAAGCGCAAACACGTACTGCTGATTGACTTAGACCCACAGGGCAACGCGACTAGTGGCACTGGCGTAGACAAAAATGAGCTAGAGTTGACCATAGCAGATGTGTTGCTTGATGGCGTATCGCTATCTGATGCTATTGTCAGCAGTCCAGCAGGATTTGACGTTATCGGCGCCAATCGTGATTTGGCTGGCATGGATATTACTTTGATGAGTAAAACCAACAGTCATGAGCTATTTAAAACAGCGATGGCGGATTTGGTCAATGATCAAATAGCGGCTCAAAAGCCTGCTTATGATTATGTGATTATAGACTGTGCGCCCAGCTTGAATTTACTGACGATTAATGCTTTGGTTGCGACTGATAGCGTTATTATTCCGATGCAGTGTGAGTATTATGCCTTAGAGGGTTTGGCTGACTTATCACAGACGATAGAGCGCTTAACCGAGCTGAATCCGAAGCTATATATTCGCGGCGTAGTGAGAACATTGTTTGATGCCCGTAATACCTTGGCTCGCGATGTGTCTGCCGAACTTGAAGCTCACTTTGGCGATATTATGTATAAGACTCATATTCCAAGAAACATCCGTTTAGCAGAAGCACCTGCGCATGGTTTGCCTGTTATTGCGTATGAGAGATGGTCAAAAGGCTCGCGCGCCTACCAAAAGTTAGCCGCTGAAGTCATGAAACAAAGCAACTAG
- the rsmG gene encoding 16S rRNA (guanine(527)-N(7))-methyltransferase RsmG, whose product MSDSTKISSSSASTGNIHIDPTGFVKLGAQLPTLAHILAQAIDELGLALSETQQRTLLLYLDQLLLWNKAYNLTAITDPVEALIKHVIDCLAIITHLPSGPLLDIGTGAGLPAVIIAICQPERSCTALDSNQKKIRFIKQISSELGLSNMQPIASRIEAHEASYDVVTSRAFASLIDFVDAAQPRLADGGYLCAMKGKAPSDEELQALGDNWEIKTIKLNVPRLHDSRHLIELSYKNV is encoded by the coding sequence ATGTCAGACTCTACTAAAATATCTTCATCATCTGCTAGCACGGGTAATATCCATATTGATCCGACAGGCTTTGTAAAGCTTGGCGCGCAATTACCGACACTAGCACATATCTTGGCACAAGCGATCGATGAGCTGGGTCTAGCATTGAGTGAGACGCAGCAGCGCACGTTATTATTGTATTTAGACCAGCTTTTATTATGGAATAAAGCGTATAATCTGACCGCCATTACTGACCCAGTAGAGGCGCTAATCAAACATGTCATCGACTGCTTGGCTATTATAACGCATTTACCATCAGGGCCGCTGCTTGATATCGGCACGGGCGCAGGCTTACCGGCGGTTATTATTGCGATTTGCCAACCTGAGCGCTCATGTACTGCGCTTGATAGTAATCAGAAAAAGATTCGTTTTATTAAGCAAATCAGCAGCGAGCTTGGTTTGAGTAACATGCAGCCTATCGCCTCGCGTATTGAAGCGCATGAAGCCAGCTATGATGTGGTCACATCTAGAGCGTTTGCCAGTTTGATAGATTTTGTTGACGCGGCACAGCCAAGACTAGCCGATGGTGGTTACTTATGTGCGATGAAAGGTAAGGCTCCGAGCGATGAGGAGCTACAAGCACTGGGCGATAACTGGGAGATTAAGACCATTAAACTTAATGTGCCACGTTTACATGATAGTCGTCATTTAATTGAATTGTCTTATAAAAATGTCTAA